The window ACGTGAGGCGCGCCACTTCTGGCTCAGCTTTGCGATCACCATGAACACGGGCATGGCCATCGCCGGCGGCCGCTACGACCTCGCGCGCGAGCTGATCACCGAGATCGAGGCCAATCGGCGCTTTTACGAAGGCACTTGCCTGTACGGGTCCGCGACCTTCTTCAAGGCCGCACTGGCTCACGCACGGGGCGACCGCCAACAAGCGTGGCGCGGGCTGCGCGAGACGATGGCTGTCGCTCCCGTCGGTATCGTGCGCTCCAACGCCTGCCTCGCGGCGGCCTGGCTTGCGTGCGAGGATCGCGCGCTCCCCGAAGTCCGGGGCTGGCTCGACCAGGTCCCCGCATGGACCGCGGAGCACCCCAACGGCATCATGGCGCTGGCTCGCTACAACTTCGAACAGGGGAACTGGGCGGCCGCTGCAGAGCTCCAGGCGCGCTACGTGGACCGTTGGCCGGCCGACGAGGTCACCTTGTACCAGCGACGCCTTCTGCACGACTATCGCGAGGCAATGCGCACGGGAAGAGCCTTCGCGATCCCGCGTCTGCCGCACCTGCTGACCCTGCGCTTCTGAGAGTCAGCCCGCGACCGACGCTCAGGCCTCCGCCGTCAGTGTCTGGGCCGCCACGACGGCCTCTGTCCGGTTGCGCACGTTGAGCGCGCGGAAAATGGCCGCCAGGTGGATCTTCACCGTGCCCTCGCTGATGCCGAGCGCGCGCCCGATCAGCTTGTTGGGCTTGCCTTGGGACAACAGCTGCAGCACTTCCACCTGGCGTTCGGTAAGCACGGTGCGCAGGTGCTCGAGGGTCTGGGCGGTGGCGGCAGAAGATGCACGCTGCGCAGCCTCGCCGGCACCCGGCGGCACGCCGGCCATCACTCCCGGCGGCACCGCCGACAACAGCATCGGCGGCACGTAGACGCCCCCCGCCAGCACCAGCCGCACGGCCGACAGCATGACCTCGGGCGAGTAGGCCTTCGGAATGAAGCCCAACACGCCACGCTCCAGCGCTGAGCGCATGACGGCCGGGTCCTCGTAGCCCGAAAGCACGATCACCGGCACGGCCGGGTGCCGGCGCCGGATCTCGTCCACATGGGCTTGGCCGTCAGCACCAGGCATGTTGAGATCGATCACGGCCAGGTCGATGTCGTCGGAGGCGCGGGCGAGCAATTCGTCGACGCTCATCGCCAGAACGAACTCGATGCCCGGCTCGATTTCCGACAGCTTGGCCTTGACCGCCTCGATGACGAGCTTGTGATCGTCGGCGATCAGGATTTTCATGGGAGCCCCAATAGATTAAGCGTGGTGCACGCAGTCAACTCAACGAGTAGCACGAAAGATAACGGCGAATTCCCAGCCCTGCAAGCGCGTCGCCTCCACGAACGACATAGTCCCCAAGCGGTATGGCCGCTGTTCAGGGGCGTTGAAAGAATCGATCCAAGATCCACCGCTTCAACAGGGACATAGGCATGTGCCATCGAGACAGGCGCAAACCCAAGGCTCCCGTCGCCACCGAAGAATAGCGCGAGCATTTCATGGCTCGGCTGTTCGACTGCTTCAGCGCACTCTTCTCGTTCGGCCTCGAGCTCGATGCCGCCACCGCAGCCGGCCATGCCGCGCCCTTGCCCGAAGCGGCCCAGCAGCGCGCGCTCCATCTGCTCGACCAGGCACGTGCGGCGGCCCGTGAGGCGGGCTGCACGCAGGCACACATCGAATCGGCTTCCTTCGCAGTGGCCGCCTGGCTGGACGAGGTGATCGCACGGCATCCGCGGTGGACCGCCGGTGCGGCAACGCTGCAGGCGCAGCTGTTCAACTCCAACAACGCGCACAGCGAGTTCTTCCACCACTTGTCCGCGTTGCAGCCGGACGACGGGGAGGTGCGCGAGGTCTTCTGGCATGCGCTGGTTTGCGGCTTCAAAGGCCAGTATTACTTCGAGAGCGGCGATGGCGGCGAGCTCGGCAAGCTCAAGGAGCTGCATGGGCGGCAGTTGCCCGTGCGCCCGCTGTCGCTCGACGCGCTGGCCGAGGACCGCATCACGCCGCAGCCCTATGGCGTACCCGATCCGACGGGCCCGCGCGTGCCGGAGCGGCGCGAACGCGCGCTGCTGCGCGCAGCAGGTGCGATGGCGCTGCTGGTTCCGCTGGCCTACCTGCTGTGGGCCATGCTGGGCGGTGCACGTGAGCGGGCACCGACGCTGGCACAGCGCGTCGAGCAGCGGCTGCAGGCCTTCGCCTGCGCGGACCTCACGGTGACAGGGGGCGACGACGGGACGGCGCGGGTCAAGGGTTTCGTTCCCACGGCGGAGGACATGGCGCGCGTAGAGCGCGAGGTGCGCGCCACGCCAGGCATTGGCGCGGCGAGCTTCGCGCTTGGGCTGCGCGTCTGGCCCCATTGCGAGGTGGTCGCCATTCTCAAGCCCTATCAGGCACGCAACCAGGAGAAGCGCCATCGGCTCAAGGTCACTGCACTCACTGCACAGGAGGGCCGGGTGCGAGAGGGCGACACGGTGGTGGTGCGCGTCACCAATGCGGACCACGAGGGCTACCTGCGGGTCGACTACTACACGGCCGACGGCGCTGTGATGCACCTGCACGCCAATCATGGCCCGCAGCCGTTGCGCCCCGGCGAGGTCCTCGAACTGGGCCGCGACATTCCCTCGAGCTGGCTGGTGAGCCCCCCCTTCGGCACGGTGATGATCACCGGCTTGTCGTCGACCGTGCCACTTGCCGACGCTGCCGGGACGCCGCCCTTCGAGTTGGCCTCGGCTTACTTGCAGCGCCTGCGCGAAGCGCTGGCGTCCAGCGAAGCTGCCGGCCGGCCGGTCGCGGACTTCGTGTTCCTCGAAACGGTCTCGCGATGAGACCGCGACATCGGCCCCGCGCATGAGCATGATGTACCCGCTGCCCACGTACTACGGCGCCCTGCTGGCGCTGTGCATGGCCGCGCTGCTCGCGCTGTGGTGGTTCATGCTGGGCTCGCGCTACCGGGCACGGCGGCGTCTCCTGCGCCGCCGGATCGCGGCCGGGGCCGCACCATCGGAGACGGCACCGTCCCAGGCCTTCGCCGAGCCCCGCGTCGCGGTCGCATGTGTGCGCGAGCAGTTGCTGTGCTCGCCAGCAATGCGAACGCTGCATCAGCCGCTCTATGACCTGCCCTGGCTCCTGTTCATCGGCGACGAAGACGCCGCCGTTCCGGCGTTGCTGGCCGAGGCGAGCCGCGGGGCCTCCGTGCCGCCACGGCAGGCCGCAGGCGAGGCCGCTGACTTCTGGCGTTGGCACTCGCTGCCGACCCTGGTCGCCATCGAGACCTGTGCTGCCGCCGTGCACGAGCCGGCCACGCCGCATGAGCGCGGTCTCTGGTACCGGGCCCTGCTGGCGCTCGTCGATCATCGCGAGCGCCTGCCGCTCAATGGCATCGTGGTCTGCGTGAACGCCGCCCGCCTGCTGGGCGACGCGCAGCACGTTGCCGCCGATGCGGCACGCCTGCGCCAGCGCATCGACGAGACGGCCGAGCTCCTGCGCCTGCACTTGCCGACCTACCTGCTGGTGACAGGGCTGGAGCGGCTGGCGGGCTACAAGGTGCTGCGCGAGGCTCTGCCGCCCGCAATGTGCGCCGAGGCCGTGGGACACCGCCTGCCGGATAGCTCCGCGGCGGCGTTACGGATCGATGCGCTCCTCGAACCGCTGGCGCTGCGTCTGCATGCCTTGCGCATGGGCTTGCTGCGCGGCGAGACGGAGCCGGCACGCCGCCGGGCGATCCATGCCTTCGTCGAGCAGTTGCGCGCGCTGCAGCCCGGACTGCGCGCATTCGCGCAGCAGCTCTTCGAGTCGCCCCGCGGCAGCCATGCGGGCGCACGCTGGCGTGGCCTGTACCTGGTGGCGGCAGGCGACGGCAACCCCTCTGCCTTCATCTCCGATCTGTTCCAGCGCTTCCTGCCCGCCGACCAACCACTCGCAAGGTAGCCGGCGGCCGGCAAAACCGGGGCGCGACAAGGTGGGCAGCTTCGAAGAGCGCGACGAGATGCGGCGCTGGCCCGCCGCGCTACGGCCCCGGCGGCTCAGGCAGCGGCCGCACGACCTCGTCGTGCTCGCCGCCCCGGTGCAGCCACAGGGCGACGGCCGTGTAGTTGTCGTACCCGGGCCTGGCCCGGGCGCGGATCTCGGTGTCGAGCTGCTCCATCCATCGGCCGGGGCCCGGCGAAGTTCGCAGCGTCTCGCACAGGCATGCGTCGCCCAGCGGCTCCCAGACGCCATCGCTGCACAGCAGCAGTACGTCGTCCACGGCGAGCGCCATGCGCTCCGACACCGTGATTTCCGGCAGCGATTCGAGCGAGCCCAGCGCCGACAGCAGCATGTTGCGCTTCGGATGCAGGCGCGCCGCTTCCTCGTCGATCATTCCGCCCGCCACCATCTGCTGGACCAGGCTGTGG is drawn from Variovorax sp. PBS-H4 and contains these coding sequences:
- a CDS encoding response regulator, whose protein sequence is MKILIADDHKLVIEAVKAKLSEIEPGIEFVLAMSVDELLARASDDIDLAVIDLNMPGADGQAHVDEIRRRHPAVPVIVLSGYEDPAVMRSALERGVLGFIPKAYSPEVMLSAVRLVLAGGVYVPPMLLSAVPPGVMAGVPPGAGEAAQRASSAATAQTLEHLRTVLTERQVEVLQLLSQGKPNKLIGRALGISEGTVKIHLAAIFRALNVRNRTEAVVAAQTLTAEA
- a CDS encoding DotU family type IV/VI secretion system protein, with protein sequence MARLFDCFSALFSFGLELDAATAAGHAAPLPEAAQQRALHLLDQARAAAREAGCTQAHIESASFAVAAWLDEVIARHPRWTAGAATLQAQLFNSNNAHSEFFHHLSALQPDDGEVREVFWHALVCGFKGQYYFESGDGGELGKLKELHGRQLPVRPLSLDALAEDRITPQPYGVPDPTGPRVPERRERALLRAAGAMALLVPLAYLLWAMLGGARERAPTLAQRVEQRLQAFACADLTVTGGDDGTARVKGFVPTAEDMARVEREVRATPGIGAASFALGLRVWPHCEVVAILKPYQARNQEKRHRLKVTALTAQEGRVREGDTVVVRVTNADHEGYLRVDYYTADGAVMHLHANHGPQPLRPGEVLELGRDIPSSWLVSPPFGTVMITGLSSTVPLADAAGTPPFELASAYLQRLREALASSEAAGRPVADFVFLETVSR
- a CDS encoding type VI secretion system protein; amino-acid sequence: MSMMYPLPTYYGALLALCMAALLALWWFMLGSRYRARRRLLRRRIAAGAAPSETAPSQAFAEPRVAVACVREQLLCSPAMRTLHQPLYDLPWLLFIGDEDAAVPALLAEASRGASVPPRQAAGEAADFWRWHSLPTLVAIETCAAAVHEPATPHERGLWYRALLALVDHRERLPLNGIVVCVNAARLLGDAQHVAADAARLRQRIDETAELLRLHLPTYLLVTGLERLAGYKVLREALPPAMCAEAVGHRLPDSSAAALRIDALLEPLALRLHALRMGLLRGETEPARRRAIHAFVEQLRALQPGLRAFAQQLFESPRGSHAGARWRGLYLVAAGDGNPSAFISDLFQRFLPADQPLAR